Sequence from the Fragaria vesca subsp. vesca linkage group LG4, FraVesHawaii_1.0, whole genome shotgun sequence genome:
AAAGAGAACACAAGATGAAATGTTAATTAGCTTTAAGCAAGCATCACTAAGACCTATGGAATGGAATAAAGTGAAGAGACATATACTTTATTTCTCTTTTTTCCTTGAAGTGGGTAAATGGAAGATTAAAAACTGTACCTAATTAGGCTTCAACTGTTTGCAACAAATCAATAGAACAGTTTCTTTTCCATAACGATAACCAATGAAATACTTAAAGCATGAGAGAGCATCTTAGTTAGTTTGGTTTTTCGCTTTAGTTCTTTATATTTTTATACTACGACGTACGCGGATGCATTAAACATAGAAGTTTCCCTGAGAATTATGCAAATGAAAACTGTATACAGATCAAACAAGATCAAAATATCATCATGTTAAAAAAATGCATGTATGGCCTTATAGTACCTGTTGTGAATAGGATCTGGTCCATTAGGAACTCTTCTTTTGCTCATATAGTTGAGATCCAGCTCCGGATGAACAAGTTTCTGATCTGCATGCTTCGTACTAGTTCCTGCAAACTGATCTGATGTTGCTGATGAGGTCGTAGGTGTAGTTTTTGACGACCCTATGCGTCCTCCTTGCACTTGATCAGTAGCAGTAGTCAAGTCTACCGTGGCAACCAACAAAACCAAGATAAAGCCCACCACCGCAAACGTTCCCAACAGAACCTTAACAAAGCAAGAAGAAACACAATTATCACTACCCATCTTTCCTTTTTCACCTTCAACACCAGAACACAGAAACCTCTAAGCAAGCTAGGGCATCGATATAGATGACGGGAAATTAGTAGAAACTAGACTAGCATCACCGTCATAATTGTTTGGTAATTGTGACAGTGAGTCTATATATACAAGAGCTAGCTAGCTAGATACTAGTTGAGGTCGAGGAAGGAAGACAGTAAGAGAAGCTTGGTAGCTAACTAGCTATGCAAGAAGTTTCTCTGGGGCAGTTTAATTTTTACTCCATGTCGAGTTGGATGTCTTTATAGGCATGAGGGTTTCTGTTGCATAGCATGCACTACTTATCTCGAAGCTTGGGATAGAGAAAGAGAAAAAAAGGCTTAAAGGAGAAAGGGGAGCTTAGCTGAGCTGGTTTGGAACGTGACATGGAGCTAGAGAACCACTTTGCTTTATATATGGTACTACTGACCGGTGAGAATCAAGGTCCTGATGCATATCCACACTATTCTTTCTTTTCAATCAGTTTGCTTGGATACGACACTCTTCTTTTGAGTGTTGCTTTCGATTCGTGTATTTTGATGCATCTTTTTCCCACCTCTACTAACCCAAAAGACCATCTTTTTCTTTAAGTACGTATGTACGTTCACCAATATGTATTTGCATGTACATATATGCATATACAAACAGTGAATAGTTCTATGTTACGTATAATTTATGTTTCTTCAGTGTTTATTTCCTTCCTGGCATGGATAGGTTTAACTGTACGTGATCGTCTATGGGTGTCTATGGCCAAAGCCAAAATCTGCTAGTACTAGACTACTCCCAAAACACATCTCACAGACAATTGAATTCAACCTCTATACTATATATTGTACAGGTCGAGTACACTTTACAATTCCGGCCTGCCATGGTCCACAGGATTATGCCCTAATAACTTGAACCACTCTTTACTGCGAGACTGATAATTTTCAGACTTCTCTAATCAGTCTTTGGCCATCTTCAGCATTTCTTTCCCTCAGAACATGAGCACACGATCCTTTCTGGGAATATATTGCTGTGTATATCTCGCACAAGATTTCTCATTGATCATAAATGTTATTAGGATAGTGTAAAAAAACCTAGATCGATCGAAGCAGGTTCTTTGCGAGAGGTTTTGATTGGTTAGAAACTGGGAATATATATATATTGCGCAGCACCCTTACCATACAAGCAGGGGCGCCAAAGCATTTGGCACATTTTGTCCATTATTATATGTAATGTACCGATCTCACGCACAGTAGAAACACTCGACACTTGTTGGAGGGGAATCGAATGCCTTCACTTCGACAGTTATATATGCATGCATGCAGTAGTAATTTAGTATATAACTGGCTATAGCTTCCTCTTCAAGGTAAGGGGAATGGCCGAATGGGATGATACCCATCCTCTTCATGGCCTCCTTACAGTGTGAAAAACTCTTTGGTTGATGAACTGGAATTGATCTATTGTGCATATTTACAGGGAAAACAATACGTCGGCAGATGGATTAGCTCATTATGGGCACTCTTTGAACTTGGGATACCATCTTTTTGAAAAACCGTCTCTTTGTATTTTGGGCAGGATTCAAGAAGACAAATATGGTCTTTTACGACCGAGACTTATTATTGCTTAGTTAGCTTGTTTTGGGGCTCTTAGCCCCTCCTTGTAACCGAAAAAAAAAAGGTAAAGCTAGTTGGTTGTACTGTAACGGTCCTTTACGTATATATATATATGAGGGAATTTTACAAATATTACCTCAATTACAAGCCATTAATCACATTGGTGTATCAACTTCAAAAATTATTAGATTAGTATCCCAACATCAAAATAAGACCTATTATCAATACATGTCGTCTTTAACGACGTTAAGTTTTCATCTCCGATCTTTGGGATATTTTCGTCTCTTGTTGTTTTAGATGTACTGGGTCTGGGTTTCTTCGTCTTTGGAGCAGGCAACTGCTCTCTCTCCTTCTCTCTTCCTCCCCTCACTCTTTTGTACCCCAAACAAACTTTAGTCTTACACACCTATGGGTTTTTGCTTTTGTTTAAAACTTTAAATTACTAATCTGCTTGCTGGGTTTTTCTATGAAACATGGATGGTGAGGGATATGAGTTTATTGTATTGCATGGATAGTCAAAAATGCTTTCTGGGTTTTTGCATGGATTGAGCCAAAGAGTTTTTGGGTTTCTGGCACGGATGAAGCCAGAGAAAAAAACATATAGGCACAGCCAAAAAAACAGAAAGAGAAAACGAAAGGACGAAATTGTCCTTTAAATAGTTTACACAATGATAGACTTGACACTGTTATTGATGGAAAATACGTTAATTGTATTGAGATTAAATGTTGAGGTACCGAACTAATAGTTTTTAAATTTGGGACATTAAAATAATGAATGACCTTTAGTTCAGGTACTATTTATAAAATTTCCTCTATGTATATATAACAGATTACAGATGTGCATATATGCACGCAGGCTTTCTAAATTTCGATATTGCGATATTGGATAGTCATGCATGATGTTGACGCTACGATAAAAAGAAGAACCACAACATATCAAAATAAACCCTTCAACATCAAGCAGCACCAAATTACTGCACACAGCTGCAACATTCTAGAAAGCCTATTAATCCCTTGCATAATCTCTATCCTGATCTCCTATATATAATCGAGATTTAGGAATATGGATTCGTTCACGACGACTTAGCTAGTGACATGTCTCCACATATTCGATATGCATTTTAAAGGCTCTCGAATATTATTCTGTGCTCCAAGCTAAGTTTTTGCTCCTGCGTTTATGCTTAATCAAGATGGTCTCCAGCCAACTGAGTAATGAAGAAGCAAGTGTATTCATTAGTGTCAATAATCATAAGTAAATTTGCTGATCATATTTTACTTACTCACATCAATGTCCACGATTAGTGACATATAGTAAAAAATAACGCAAATGATTATGGGCCGTACACATTCACAAATCCAAACCATACCCGAACCGCTAAACCGCGCCAAATTCGCACCCACACCCGTTTCTAATTTCTCCCGAACCGAAACCCGCGAAGCTCGAGCCACGAAAGCATGCTACGTCAGCACCACCGTCGAGCCACCGCGACTGAGCTCACGAAAATGGCGGCGCATGTGGCAGCGCTGATCACTCACCCGCGCACGTCACCACCCTCCGCTAACGAACGCCTCTCATTCCAATCTCACCGCTCCTTCGCCACCATGACCGGAAACGACGAGTCGTCGCTCGAAACTATATTCCGGCAGAAGCACTCGCTCCGGTCCAGAATCCGCAAGGAGCTCAAGAACATGGACCCGACCCGAAAATCCGAACAAGGTGACTCACTCTTCTTTGTGATAAATGACTATGCCCTCCACGTGTTTGTGAAAATGCCTCACTGAAATTCTTGGATTTTTCAGACGCTGAAATCCAGAGCATTGTGTTGAGTGCTCCATGGTTCAAGTATAGTGAGAGCATATGTGCTTATATAAGCTCTCCTGAGTTGCGAGAAGTGGATACGGCAAGGATTGTTTCCGAAATTTTATCGAAACCCGGCAATGGTGTGTCAGTGTGTGGATTATAGCGTTCGTGTTGATGTTGTTGTTGAGGTTCTGGAGATTTTTAGAGCTGATTATGGTTTTTTTTTTTCTAGGTGAAGACGGTGATGTGGTGATGAGGAGGAAGCTTTATGTGCCGCGAGTTGAGGATAGGAATAGTAATATGAGAATGCTGAGGATTGACAGTGTTGATGATCTGATTGTGAAGTCTATGAATGTTTTGGAACCTGCGCTTTCAGATGCCGAGGGGAAACTATATGAAGATGGTACCTTCTTTTTCTGTGTTATAATCTTTGCATTCGTTGAAAAAGTGAAAAACAACTGATACACATGTTCTGAAAGTTTTGGTGAAGTAAACTACCTCTTGTGGGAAGGGAATATTTCCCTATCACTAGTGAAGTTTTGGATTTATGCATCTGCAAATCAAAATGTAGGATATCCTTCTGTATTTCTGTATGTACTGAAACCTAGGTTTAGGTAGTCTTTCGTTTATTCGATTGTTTAGTTTTAGTTTTATTGATTATAGCCTGCTCCTGTTTCTGGATGTAGGAATTTTCTATCACTCATGTGGATGTCACTAATTCCTGCTGATATTATATTTGGATCATAAATTTCTTCATAAACTAGTTAAAAACTTGGAAGTGGTTGAGCCTTGTTTTGCTTACATTTCCATTGGTAGGTAATGTCTGTTCATTATCTGATGATGATTTTGTTGTAGCTATGGAGGCAAAGGATCCAATTGACTTGTTCATCCTACCTGGTAATATCTTGTAACCCTTTCTCATAATTACATACCTCCACCTGGATCACTTTTATGTAAGAGACCGAGTATAATTGCCTGTTTTCTCACCTCCATTTTCATTCTAGGTCTTGCTTTTGACAGATGTGGAAGACGTTTAGGCCGTAGTGGAGGGTGAGTTGATACATCTTATTCTGGGTCCTGTTTCAGTTCATGATCATCTTTATTATAACAACAAAGGACCTATAGGATGATTTAATAAACTGGGAAGTATTGATACTTCAAAACATAAACCATAGTAACGTTTGTAAACCTGGCAATGGCTGATACTGGTAATGGCTGATAATCCTGATATCATGTGATTTATTTATTTACAGTGCGTCACCACTCAATGTTGAGACATTGATTATGAGTTGTTGAACATGGAATCTTTATAAAATCTAGACACGGAGACTTGTTTCTGCATACATGCACCATAAAACTTCACTGCATCTCTTCCGTTCACATCTTGAGTTTCGGACTAATTTTTCTTTACAATTGGTTTTCCTGGTTAAATTATTGAAGTTATTATGACACGTTCCTAAAGAAGTACCAAAAGCTTGCAAAGGATCGCAAATGGAAGGATCCCCTCTGTGGTAAATACTCACTGTTGTTAGTTTAAATTCTGGTTTTGGACGTACAATACGACACTTATTTTTTGTTATGTAGATAAACAGTTTCCAATTTTCTATTATTTTGTTGCAGTGGCACTATCATATTCAATACAGATCGTGGAGGAAGGAGTCATACCTGTCACTTTGAATGATGTTTCTGTGGATGCTCTTGTATCTCCAGCTGGTTTCATTCCGATTAGCCCAGCGGCTTGGAATAGATGTGCCTGATAGGAGTAGTCTGCATTCAACTATCTACATCCCAGATGTTTCTGCATCTGGTGAGGGCCTGCTAGGAACCTACAGCTCTTTTATTTACTCTAGATAGGCATCCTTATGATTCTAGATAGAATGAACTATGAACTATGGATCAGCGAGTCTCTTCTTTTCCCCTTAGGTAGAGGAAATAGTTATATTGATTTAGATGCTTCATGTACTTCTGAATCCTGACTGAGCAATGATACGCAGAATTAGAAATTTGGGAGTCCAGAATGTTTCATGGGAATTGTAAGACTTGCTGGATAACCAGAAGCAGGAGCCCTGCCTGTATCAAGGATTCTGCATACATGTAAGTTTTAAACAGTTATACAGTGTTTTCTAATACGATTTATAGTTTGTTATCAATACTTTTACTAATGAAATAGCCTGAAAGAAAACTCAGTGTAATATATACATTCATATATTTAGTATCAAACATTCTTTTTTTTTTATGGCTTAGACCCAGTGGGAGGCTAGGCGATCACGCCT
This genomic interval carries:
- the LOC101300904 gene encoding CLAVATA3/ESR (CLE)-related protein 25-like produces the protein MGSDNCVSSCFVKVLLGTFAVVGFILVLLVATVDLTTATDQVQGGRIGSSKTTPTTSSATSDQFAGTSTKHADQKLVHPELDLNYMSKRRVPNGPDPIHNRRTGNSGRPPGQS
- the LOC101301189 gene encoding 5-formyltetrahydrofolate cyclo-ligase-like, with amino-acid sequence MLRQHHRRATATELTKMAAHVAALITHPRTSPPSANERLSFQSHRSFATMTGNDESSLETIFRQKHSLRSRIRKELKNMDPTRKSEQDAEIQSIVLSAPWFKYSESICAYISSPELREVDTARIVSEILSKPGNGEDGDVVMRRKLYVPRVEDRNSNMRMLRIDSVDDLIVKSMNVLEPALSDAEGKLYEDAMEAKDPIDLFILPGLAFDRCGRRLGRSGGYYDTFLKKYQKLAKDRKWKDPLCVALSYSIQIVEEGVIPVTLNDVSVDALVSPAGFIPISPAAWNRCA